Proteins found in one Primulina eburnea isolate SZY01 chromosome 16, ASM2296580v1, whole genome shotgun sequence genomic segment:
- the LOC140816387 gene encoding LOW QUALITY PROTEIN: putative ABC transporter C family member 15 (The sequence of the model RefSeq protein was modified relative to this genomic sequence to represent the inferred CDS: deleted 1 base in 1 codon), translating to MVSFLSFESGVVMDFIVIAFCFVFLLWFLMEFLKKRRENCSTEAPFRIEKPTFFAKIIALSNLVIALSYIGFCIHEIWVFGASSIEVSLSSIAWSLASVAAVYSVNRTQPIGKRWPLALVSWWCFSSIRDLLIVIFSLLDHFKSIEYPKFLPKSNIIDFATLPLSVLFFKALQNNTSAKNFNDITQPLLREELEKSATFRDSDAFSCARIWSHLTFRWLNPLFEKGHLEKLELEDIPEIPQSDTADEASSSLEESLRKQKTQSTSMPRAILHAIWRPLIINGAFAGVNTTASYIGPLLIPSFVNFLSTKNDNLNWQRGMILASIFFIAKTLESLSQRQWYFGAHRIGVRVRAALMVLIYKKSLSVKYGGTSSGKIINLINVDVERIGDFCWYFHGIWLLPVQVMFALVILYRNLGALPSVAALLTTILVMVSNTPLANMQENLHTKIMEAKDSRLKATSEMLKSMRVLKLHSWEPTFLKKLLQLRETERGWLKRYLYTSSAVAFLFWASPTLVSVVTFGVCIILGTPLASGTVLSALATFRILQEPIYNLPELISMIAQTKVSIDRVQNFIREEDQKRLIYYHASGAPGVAIEIEAGEYAWENRDAKRPTIKITEKMSIPKGCKVAICGSVGSGKTSFLCSILGEIPRISGPRIKTYGSKAFVPQSAWIQTGTIRENVLFGKAMNRDLYENVVEACALNHDIEMWACGDLSVLGERGMNLSGGQKQRIQMARALYSNSDTYLLDDPFSAVDAHTGAHMFKKCLMQLLYSKTVVYVTHQLEFLDAADLVLVMKDGRIVESGKYKDLISNHDGELIRQMTAHSHSLNQVRPPKRIGLGKSYCHKQQMELTEEKFVDMSRSSQVSHRNLHEEAETGRVKWHVYSTFVTSAYKGSLVPIILLCQVLFQGLQMASNYWIAWGSEEEGRVTRERLIGIFALLSGGSSFFILGRAVLLSTIAIETAQHLFLGMIRSILRAPLSFFDSTPSSRILKRSSTDQSIVDTDIPYRLAGLAFALIQLLSIVFLMSHVAWQVFFLFVVVFSVSIWYQAYYIKTARELARMVPIRQAPILQHFSESISGSTVIRSFNQESRFMNKNLDLIDDYSRVAFHNAGTMEWLCVRINFLFNLVFFLLLVILVSLPRSAIDPSLAGLAATYGLNLSVLQAWVIWNLCNVENKMISVERILQFTSVPSEAPLLNENFRPETEWPLSGKIEIENLHVQYSPVLPKVLKGITCTFPGEKKIGIVGRTGSGKSTLIQALFRVVEHTEGRILIDNIDISKIGLQDLRSRLSVIPQDPVLFQGTVRINLDPLQEHDDQEIWEVLHKCHLAESVKQDQRLLDAPVAEDGENWSVGQRQLVCLARVLLQRRRILVLDEATASVDTATDNVIQKTIRAETNGCTVITVAHRIPTVIDNDLVLVIGEGKVIEYDSPAKLLEDSSSAFSSLVMEFLRRSSTGNN from the exons ATGGTGTCTTTCTTGAGTTTTGAGTCGGGGGTTGTCatggattttattgttattgCATTTTGTTTTGTGTTCCTGTTATGGTTTTTGATGGAATTCTTGAAGAAAAGAAGGGAAAATTGCAGTACCGAGGCGCCATTCCGGATAGAAAAACCAACTTTTTTTGCCAAAATTATTGCTTTATCGAATCTTGTAATCGCCTTGTCTTATATAGGGTTCTGCATTCATGAAATTTGGGTTTTCGGAGCCTCCTCGATTGAGGTTTCGCTGTCATCCATTGCTTGGAGTTTAGCTAGCGTTGCAGCAGTTTATTCCGTAAATAGAACTCAACCAATAGGCAAAAGGTGGCCATTAGCTCTTGTTTCTTGGTGGTGTTTTTCCAGCATTCGCGATTTGCTCATAGTGATTTTTAGTCTCCTCGATCATTTCAAATCCATTGAATATCCAAAATTTCTACCAAAATCCAACATAATTGATTTTGCAACCCTTCCACTTTCTGTACTTTTCTTTAAAGCTTTACAAAACAACACTTCTGCCAAGAATTTTAACGACATTACACAACCACTACTCCGCGAGGAGTTGGAGAAATCTGCAACCTTTCGTGATTCTGATGCATTTTCATGTGCCAGAATATGGAGCCATTTGACATTTAGATGGCTTAATCCTTTATTTGAAAAGGGTCATCTTGAAAAGCTCGAATTGGAAGACATACCAGAAATCCCTCAATCAGATACTGCAGATGAAGCTTCTTCATCGCTCGAAGAGTCTCTCCGAAAGCAGAAAACTCAGAGTACGTCTATGCCTCGTGCCATACTCCACGCCATTTGGCGGCCTCTTATCATTAATGGAGCTTTTGCAG GAGTGAACACAACTGCCTCTTATATCGGTCCACTGTTAATCCCAAGCTTTGTTAACTTCTTATCGACTAAGAATGACAACCTAAATTGGCAACGTGGTATGATTCTTGCGTCGATCTTTTTCATTGCAAAGACACTGGAATCACTCTCTCAGAGGCAGTGGTATTTTGGTGCTCATCGAATTGGCGTAAGGGTCAGGGCGGCTTTAATGGTACTGATATACAAAAAATCTCTTTCAGTGAAGTATGGTGGTACAAGCAGCGGTAAAATCATCAATTTAATCAACGTAGACGTTGAAAGAATCGGAGATTTTTGCTGGTATTTTCACGGGATTTGGTTGCTTCCGGTTCAGGTTATGTTCGCCTTAGTTATCTTGTACAGGAATTTAGGTGCTCTACCATCTGTTGCTGCTCTTCTGACCACCATTCTTGTAATGGTGAGCAACACTCCACTTGCTAATATGCAAGAAAATCTACATACAAAGATCATGGAGGCTAAAGATTCGCGTTTAAAAGCTACTTCTGAAATGTTGAAGAGTATGCGTGTTTTGAAGCTACATTCATGGGAACCAACTTTCTTGAAAAAGCTGCTCCAGTTGAGGGAAACTGAGAGAGGCTGGCTTAAAAGATACCTCTACACAAGCTCAGCTGTGGCATTTCTTTTTTGGGCTTCGCCAACTTTAGTTTCAGTCGTTACTTTTGGAGTCTGCATCATTTTAGGTACACCCTTGGCCTCAGGCACAGTTCTCTCAGCATTAGCCACTTTCCGAATACTTCAAGAACCAATATACAATTTACCAGAACTTATATCTATGATCGCTCAGACTAAAGTATCCATAGACCGAGTTCAAAATTTTATAAGAGAAGAAGATCAGAAGAGGCTGATATATTATCACGCGTCTGGCGCACCTGGAGTTGCCATTGAGATTGAAGCTGGAGAATATGCTTGGGAGAACAGAGACGCGAAGCGACCAACCATTAAGATAACTGAGAAAATGAGCATACCAAAAGGTTGCAAGGTAGCTATATGTGGCTCAGTTGGATCTGGCAAAACTAGTTTTCTCTGTAGTATACTTGGAGAAATACCAAGAATTTCAGGGCCAAGAATTAAAACTTATGGTTCAAAAGCTTTCGTGCCACAAAGTGCTTGGATTCAAACAGGTACTATCAGAGAAAATGTACTATTTGGAAAGGCGATGAATAGGGATTTATATGAAAATGTTGTGGAAGCATGTGCATTGAATCATGATATCGAGATGTGGGCTTGTGGAGATTTGAGTGTACTAGGGGAAAGAGGGATGAATTTGAGCGGCGGTCAGAAACAAAGGATACAAATGGCAAGGGCACTTTACAGCAACTCAGATACATATTTGCTGGATGATCCTTTCAGCGCGGTTGATGCACATACGGGGGCTCATATGTTCAAG AAATGTCTGATGCAACTCTTGTATAGTAAGACTGTAGTGTATGTTACTCATCAGTTAGAATTCTTGGATGCTGCTGATCTTGTCTTG GTTATGAAAGATGGCAGAATAGTAGAGTCGGGAAAATACAAAGATTTGATTTCGAACCATGATGGGGAACTCATAAGACAAATGACC GCTCACAGCCATTCTCTGAATCAAGTGCGCCCTCCCAAGCGTATTGGCTTGGGTAAAAGTTACTGTCACAAGCAGCAAATGGAGTTAACCGAAGAAAAATTTGTTGACATGAGCAGAAGTAGCCAAGTTTCTCATAGAAATCTGCATGAGGAAGCTGAAACCGGCAGAGTAAAATGGCATGTGTACTCTACCTTTGTAACCTCTGCATATAAAGGATCTCTAGTTCCAATAATCCTCTTGTGTCAAGTTCTGTTCCAAGGTTTGCAAATGGCCAGCAATTACTGGATCGCCTGGGGATCAGAAGAAGAAGGTAGAGTTACAAGGGAGCGTTTGATTGGGATATTTGCGTTGCTTTCTGGTGGTAGCTCGTTCTTTATTTTGGGAAGAGCAGTTCTGCTATCAACTATTGCTATCGAAACAGCACAACACCTATTTCTTGGAATGATAAGATCAATTCTCCGAGCGCCTCTATCTTTCTTTGATTCCACACCGTCGAGCAGAATTCTTAAAAGG TCATCTACGGATCAAAGCATAGTGGATACAGATATTCCATACAGGTTAGCTGGACTAGCATTCGCTCTTATTCAGCTGTTGAGCATTGTTTTCCTCATGTCCCATGTAGCCTGGCAGGTCTTCTTCCTGTTCGTCGTCGTCTTTTCTGTTTCCATATGGTATCAG GCATATTACATTAAAACAGCAAGAGAATTGGCGCGTATGGTTCCAATCCGACAAGCCCCGATTCTCCAACACTTCTCTGAATCGATATCTGGTTCAACAGTAATACGGAGTTTCAACCAGGAATCTCGTTTTATGAACAAGAACTTGGATCTAATCGATGATTATTCTCGAGTTGCATTTCATAATGCTGGCACGATGGAATGGCTTTGTGTTAGAATAAATTTTCTGTTCAACTTGGTTTTCTTCCTCCTCCTCGTTATCTTAGTGAGCCTTCCCAGATCAGCAATTGATCCCA GCTTGGCAGGACTAGCAGCAACATACGGTTTAAACTTAAGTGTGCTCCAAGCATGGGTAATATGGAACCTATGCAATGTAGAAAACAAGATGATCTCTGTGGAGAGGATTCTTCAGTTCACCTCCGTACCTAGTGAAGCTCCACTTCTAAATGAAAATTTCAGGCCGGAAACCGAATGGCCACTCAGCGGGAAAATAGAGATTGAAAATCTCCATGTACAGTACAGTCCTGTTCTTCCTAAAGTTCTTAAAGGAATCACCTGCACCTTTCCAGGTGAAAAGAAAATCGGTATCGTTGGAAGAACTGGAAGTGGAAAGTCTACTTTAATCCAAGCCCTTTTTAGAGTGGTGGAACATACAGAAGGGCGTATTTTGATCGATAACATAGACATCTCAAAGATTGGTCTGCAAGATTTAAGGTCTCGGCTAAGTGTAATCCCTCAAGATCCAGTTTTGTTTCAAGGAACAGTGAGGATTAATCTCGATCCTCTACAAGAACATGACGATCAAGAGATATGGGAG GTTTTACACAAATGTCATCTAGCCGAAAGTGTTAAGCAAGATCAAAGGCTTCTTGATGCACCAG TTGCTGAAGATGGAGAGAACTGGAGTGTGGGACAGAGGCAACTCGTTTGTTTAGCTAGAGTTTTATTACAAAGAAGAAGGATACTGGTACTAGATGAGGCTACTGCTTCAGTCGACACTGCAACGGATAACGTGATTCAAAAGACGATAAGAGCAGAAACAAATGGATGCACGGTCATCACAGTGGCTCATAGGATACCTACTGTTATTGACAATGATCTAGTCTTGGTTATTGGTGAAG GTAAGGTTATCGAGTATGATTCGCCGGCTAAGTTGCTTGAGGATAGCTCGTCCGCGTTTTCGAGTTTGGTGATGGAGTTTTTGAGAAGATCATCAACTGGGAATAACTGA